Proteins encoded together in one Lysinibacillus sp. FSL K6-0232 window:
- the uvrC gene encoding excinuclease ABC subunit UvrC, with product MNDLIKRKLEILPDQPGCYLMKDRQGIIIYVGKAKILKNRVRSYFTGTHEGKTQRLVGEIEDFEYIVTSSNIEALILELNLIKLHDPKYNVMLTDDKTYPYLKITNEKYPRLLTTRKVKKDKAKYFGPYPNAYAANETKKLLDRLYPLRKCVQLPSKVCLYYHMNQCLAPCVKDIEQQVYQEMIEDITKFLNGGVEAVKKELEVKMLAAAENLEFERAKEFRDQIAHIETVMQKQKIVSNDTTNRDIFGYAVEKGWMCVQVFFVRQGKLIERDVSIFPIYQEAEEEFLTFVGRFYEKPEHIKPKEIFIPQAIDAAILTELLAIKVLTPKRGQKKELVDLATKNAEIAVAAKFQLIERQEERTIGACEALGEAMGISAPLRIEAFDNSHMHGADAVSAMVVFVDGKPAKKEYRKYKTRTAAKHDDYGAMQEVIRRRYTRVLKEGLPLPDLVLIDGGKGQMEVAREVLEDELGLVIPIAGLAKDDKHNTSQLLFGDPPEVIALKRTSDGFYLLQRIQDEVHRFAITFLRQQHEKHAIQSVLDHIEGVGPKRKQQLLKHFGSVKKIREASELALQEAGMPAHLASNIYAYFQQQSLSKE from the coding sequence ATGAATGATTTAATAAAACGTAAGCTTGAAATTTTACCAGATCAGCCTGGCTGCTATTTGATGAAGGATCGACAGGGGATCATTATTTATGTGGGGAAAGCCAAAATATTAAAAAATCGTGTGCGCTCCTATTTTACAGGTACACATGAGGGGAAAACGCAACGACTTGTTGGTGAAATTGAGGATTTTGAGTATATTGTGACATCCTCTAATATTGAAGCACTTATTTTAGAGCTAAATCTTATTAAATTACATGACCCTAAGTACAATGTCATGCTAACAGATGATAAAACATATCCCTATTTAAAAATTACCAATGAAAAATATCCTCGCCTTCTAACAACACGTAAAGTAAAAAAAGATAAGGCGAAATATTTTGGTCCTTATCCAAATGCCTATGCAGCAAATGAAACAAAAAAGCTTCTAGATCGTCTATATCCGCTACGAAAATGTGTGCAATTGCCATCTAAAGTTTGCTTATATTATCATATGAACCAATGTTTAGCACCGTGCGTCAAAGATATTGAGCAGCAAGTTTATCAAGAGATGATTGAGGATATAACGAAGTTTTTAAATGGCGGTGTTGAGGCTGTTAAAAAGGAGCTTGAAGTGAAAATGCTGGCAGCTGCTGAAAATTTAGAGTTTGAGCGAGCAAAGGAGTTTCGGGATCAAATCGCACATATTGAAACGGTGATGCAAAAACAAAAAATTGTGTCAAATGATACAACAAATCGTGATATATTCGGCTATGCCGTTGAAAAAGGCTGGATGTGTGTTCAGGTGTTCTTTGTGCGACAAGGCAAGCTTATTGAGCGTGATGTTTCGATTTTCCCAATTTATCAAGAAGCAGAGGAGGAATTTTTAACATTTGTTGGACGTTTTTATGAAAAGCCTGAACATATTAAGCCAAAGGAGATTTTTATTCCACAGGCAATTGATGCAGCTATTTTAACAGAGCTATTAGCGATCAAAGTATTAACACCAAAGCGAGGACAAAAAAAGGAACTTGTTGATCTTGCCACTAAAAATGCTGAAATTGCAGTGGCAGCAAAATTCCAGCTCATTGAACGGCAGGAAGAGCGAACAATTGGTGCATGTGAGGCACTTGGAGAAGCAATGGGCATCTCTGCGCCCCTGCGCATTGAAGCTTTTGATAATAGCCATATGCATGGAGCTGATGCGGTTTCTGCAATGGTTGTATTTGTCGATGGCAAACCTGCTAAAAAGGAATATCGTAAATATAAAACACGTACAGCTGCCAAACATGATGACTATGGTGCAATGCAAGAGGTGATACGTCGACGCTATACACGCGTTTTAAAGGAAGGCTTACCGCTCCCAGATTTAGTATTAATTGATGGTGGGAAGGGGCAAATGGAAGTGGCTCGCGAAGTATTAGAGGATGAGCTTGGACTTGTTATACCGATTGCAGGTTTAGCAAAGGATGATAAACATAATACATCACAGTTGTTGTTTGGCGATCCCCCAGAAGTAATTGCCCTAAAGCGTACAAGCGATGGCTTTTACTTGCTACAGCGTATTCAAGATGAGGTACACCGCTTTGCCATTACTTTCCTGCGTCAGCAGCATGAGAAGCATGCTATCCAGTCTGTGCTTGATCATATTGAGGGTGTAGGTCCAAAACGAAAACAGCAATTGTTAAAGCATTTTGGCTCAGTAAAAAAAATTCGTGAGGCTAGTGAACTTGCCTTACAGGAGGCTGGAATGCCAGCTCATCTAGCAAGCAATATCTATGCCTATTTTCAGCAACAGTCATTGTCAAAGGAATAA
- the trxA gene encoding thioredoxin, translated as MAIVHATDATFQDDIKEGLVLVDFWAAWCGPCKMIGPVLEEMDAEGSAAKIVKVDVDNNQGTAAQYQIMSIPSLLLFKDGELVDKTVGFQPKEALEAFIAKHA; from the coding sequence ATGGCAATTGTACACGCAACGGACGCTACGTTCCAAGATGATATTAAAGAGGGGTTAGTGCTAGTAGACTTTTGGGCTGCTTGGTGTGGACCATGTAAAATGATCGGACCAGTTCTTGAAGAAATGGACGCTGAAGGAAGCGCAGCTAAAATTGTAAAAGTGGATGTAGACAACAACCAAGGCACAGCAGCACAATATCAAATTATGTCCATCCCATCTTTACTATTATTTAAAGATGGCGAATTAGTTGATAAAACTGTAGGCTTCCAACCTAAAGAAGCACTAGAAGCATTTATCGCAAAACATGCGTAA